The DNA window GGCGATGAGCGTGGAGATCAGCAAGAACGCGGCGCTAACCGTGAAGGTCGAAAGCGATAGGCGCCGCCCCTCCATCCGTGCGGCGATCCGGTCGAGCAGCTTGAGACGTACCATGATAACAGCCACCAGCAGCGATACGCCAACATTCAGCAGCAGCAGCCAGTGGTTGCCGGTGGTGTAAGCCTGCGCCTGTGCGAGCGCGTCGGGCCCAAGGCTGTCGACCAGACGCGCGGCCTGCTGCGCGGGGGTGAGGGTGGTGGACATGAAGAAGATCGCTCCCCTGTGGATCTATGTGTATTATTCCGGCAATACACCGGGCGCTATGCCCGTCAAGGCTCAGAGCCCGAGCACATCGTTCATAGTGTAGCGTCCGGCGCTCTGCCCGGTCAGCCATGCACCCGCGCGCACCGCCCCGCGCGCGAAGATCATGCGGTTTTCGGCCGAGTGGGAGAGGGTCAGGCGTTCCTCGCTGCCCGCAAAGATCACCGAATGCTCGCCCGCTACCGTGCCGCCGCGCAAGGTGGCGAACCCGATCGCGCCCTCGGCCCGCGCGCCTGTCATCCCGTGGCGACCGCTTTCCATGTTGTCGCTGAGCACGATCCCGCGCCCCGCCGCCGCCGCCTCGCCCAGCAGTTTGGCGGTGCCGGACGGCGCATCGACCTTCATGCGGTGGTGCATCTCCAGCACCTCGATATCCCAGTCCGGCCCGAGCCGCGCGGCGGCCTCGCGCACCAGATGCGCCATCAGCGTCACACCCAATGAGAAGTTGCCCGATTGCAGCACCGGCACCGCCCGCGCAGCCTCGGCGAGCATCACGAAATGCTGCTCCTCAAGCCCGGTGGTGCCCACCACAATCGGCTTGCCCGCCGCCCGCGCCGCGCCGAGATTCGCCGCCAGCGCGTCGGGCGCGGAGAAATCGACCAACACGTCGCACTGGTTCGCGTAGGGCCCGATGCTGCCCCCGGCATCCACGCCCACGCACAGCACGTGGCCCGCGTCGGCAATCGCCGCTTCGAGCGCTTGCCCCATCCGGCCCTTGTGCCCGATCACCCCGAATTGCAGCATCTCTTACCCC is part of the uncultured Erythrobacter sp. genome and encodes:
- the dapB gene encoding 4-hydroxy-tetrahydrodipicolinate reductase, with product MLQFGVIGHKGRMGQALEAAIADAGHVLCVGVDAGGSIGPYANQCDVLVDFSAPDALAANLGAARAAGKPIVVGTTGLEEQHFVMLAEAARAVPVLQSGNFSLGVTLMAHLVREAAARLGPDWDIEVLEMHHRMKVDAPSGTAKLLGEAAAAGRGIVLSDNMESGRHGMTGARAEGAIGFATLRGGTVAGEHSVIFAGSEERLTLSHSAENRMIFARGAVRAGAWLTGQSAGRYTMNDVLGL